Proteins found in one Plasmodium cynomolgi strain B DNA, scaffold: 0366, whole genome shotgun sequence genomic segment:
- a CDS encoding hypothetical protein (putative) produces MNETYCLNVREISEEYKNTCLKLESFKNLYMLFLYNESYLPPIIPSLDNIDKDFIDKCPEKENVDSLMKKSSWINSKILGRDKILDNMKKNEQNFLLNSEQTGDINSDDTIYIIKYNSVLNE; encoded by the exons atgaacgaGACATACTGTCTTAACGTGAGAGAGATAAGTgaagaatacaaaaatacatgtttaAAATTAGAGAGTTTTaagaatttatatatgctttttctttataatgAAAGCTATTTACCTCCTATTATTCCATCATTAGATAATATAGATAAGGATTTCATAGATAAATGtccagaaaaagaaaatgtagaTAGTCTAATGAAGAAAA gTTCATGGATAAATAGCAAAATACTAGGGAGAGATAAAATATTagacaatatgaaaaagaatgaacaaaattttctattAAACAGTGAACAAACTGGGGATATAAATTCAGATGATACgatatatatcataaaatataattctgtatTAAATGAGTAA